In Bacteroidales bacterium, the following are encoded in one genomic region:
- a CDS encoding T9SS type A sorting domain-containing protein — protein sequence MKINNYHFLSRIIRGKASLLLAMTLFAMLQLSAQDFAIELGRSGSVKNISSDNMQRLKIAYSYPGIGSFNIKSEEGMFNEIFMPDAFWIGELGTPKLPASKDLIEIPFGAEVSVKVLGYSVNEYKLSNYGIENLLMPVQPSVRKDQNVDELPFEFKTEIYEKDAFIAHEIASVEILGVMRGMRIARLTVAPVSYNPVKGIIRVFNDIEVEISYSNADYELTDYMKASTFSPYFEVVRNSLLNDPSKDYPSHPDLTKYPVKYLIVSPRMFESDLQPFIEWKTMKGFEVTVGYTDVIGTSYTAIQSWVHGQYNAGTPSDPAPSFLLIVGDSPQIPAITGSSSGKMTDLYYASVDGDYFPELYYGRFSATNSTQLQAQIAKTIYYEKYQFSDPAYLNKTTLIAGADATWNPRVGQATINYGTNNYFNAVHGYTDVYTYLTSPYTGCYDAAKIAVGFINYTAHCGETSWGDPYLSQSNVNAFTNTGKYPLAVGNCCLAADFGTNECIGETWQRAANKGSVAYIGSSPSSYWFEDFYWSVGAFPIQGTNNGYVPTFQETTWGAYDGPFVSDYVSTGGIVMVGNLAVTEVHIQGYPSHSSPLYYWQAYNVLGDPSLVVYHTEGSTNVVSHMAILPIGHDTYEVTALPGSYVAISKDGVLHGAALVGPSGVVLVPIQPVLTNGTVDIVVTKPQYIPYMQQVPAAALAGAYITLNSYTINDEDGNNNGMADYNEEFSLNVTLKNVGTDPSEEILATLSGSDPYVTLTSNATRNFGEIASGATSTLNDAYSFSVADNAPDQHMAEFELQMTDGSENWTVMLQITVNAPEFTIAASITLDDAAGNNNGQADPGETLNLVFNVSNSGHSQALNLFALLSSGNPYITFNTNSLNIAALDAGQSTNVEFSVSIDPNAPAASQVALNLDVSAGSHSANRDFSLVVGLIIEDFESGDFSQFNWSSGGNQPWIITNVNPYEGTYSAKSGTISDNQSSQLILEYDVAASDNISFYRKISSESNYDFLKFYINNMVVGQWSGDVAWSEVSYPVNAGTQTFKWEYMKDGSVSSGEDCAWIDNIKLPPSSAACPSPFNLHTTLISTNSAMANWSSGGGAVSWDLIWGTTGFDPETTGILVENLTATNYQLADLGPLSSYDFYVRSNCEDELSSAWSGPVSFTTLCSAFSLPFEETFSTTTTACWSYPEGQGNWGIGSSYPPPSSQSGPPNAFFGWSPTLTDYSHSLTSPLIDATGMAEIKLNFLLLHDNYGSSTLEGMAVEYKSVCSTEWILLEEFLNTGLGNTTQEYSRLNQALEGMEGKQFQVRFRAHGTNSFNIDGWGLDDILIQGSTPVVPGNLSIENIIIGTGEVGCYNATQTITVNSLTVQSGGNIELIAGTNILLNPGIVVEEGAYFRAHIASDYCLQTSSLLIADEVAETKDKIAEAAVLKSFFTAYPNPTTGFITLQITDAALPKEIIIEAYSIMGEMLYRKSYPGTVQYDLNLSGLPSGVYTIRLIRGRETGFQKIIKQ from the coding sequence ATGAAAATCAATAATTATCATTTCCTGAGTAGAATCATCCGGGGAAAAGCTAGCCTCTTGCTTGCAATGACCCTGTTCGCAATGCTTCAGCTTTCAGCACAGGATTTTGCCATTGAGCTCGGCCGCAGCGGCAGCGTTAAAAACATTAGCAGCGACAATATGCAGCGCTTAAAGATTGCATATTCCTATCCCGGCATAGGTTCATTCAACATAAAGTCAGAAGAGGGAATGTTTAACGAAATTTTTATGCCCGATGCATTTTGGATTGGTGAACTGGGCACTCCAAAATTACCTGCTTCAAAGGATCTAATCGAGATACCCTTTGGTGCCGAAGTTTCAGTCAAAGTGTTGGGATACTCTGTAAACGAATATAAGCTCAGCAATTATGGAATTGAGAACTTACTGATGCCTGTGCAGCCCTCGGTTCGCAAGGATCAAAATGTGGATGAATTACCTTTTGAGTTCAAAACAGAAATTTATGAGAAGGATGCTTTCATAGCCCATGAAATTGCCTCCGTTGAGATATTGGGTGTAATGAGAGGCATGCGTATAGCAAGGCTAACGGTGGCGCCCGTGAGTTATAACCCAGTGAAGGGCATTATCAGGGTTTTCAACGATATTGAAGTTGAAATCAGTTATTCCAATGCAGATTATGAATTGACGGACTACATGAAAGCCTCCACCTTTTCTCCTTACTTTGAGGTGGTGCGCAACAGTTTGCTCAACGACCCCTCAAAAGATTATCCCTCTCATCCCGATCTCACCAAATACCCGGTAAAGTACCTGATTGTATCGCCCCGCATGTTTGAATCCGATTTGCAGCCTTTCATTGAATGGAAAACCATGAAAGGATTTGAGGTCACCGTGGGTTATACCGATGTGATCGGCACTTCATACACGGCTATCCAATCGTGGGTTCATGGCCAGTATAATGCAGGCACGCCTTCCGATCCGGCTCCCAGTTTCCTGCTGATTGTGGGTGATTCGCCGCAAATTCCTGCTATTACTGGTTCTTCATCCGGGAAAATGACAGATTTATATTATGCCAGCGTAGATGGCGATTATTTCCCCGAATTGTATTACGGCAGGTTTTCTGCTACCAACTCTACACAGTTGCAGGCCCAGATTGCAAAGACGATTTATTATGAAAAATACCAGTTTTCAGATCCCGCTTATCTCAATAAAACCACACTGATTGCAGGTGCTGACGCGACCTGGAACCCCAGGGTCGGACAAGCAACCATTAATTATGGAACCAATAATTACTTCAACGCTGTGCATGGTTATACCGACGTTTACACCTATCTGACCTCACCTTACACTGGCTGTTATGACGCCGCCAAAATCGCCGTAGGTTTTATCAATTATACAGCCCATTGCGGCGAAACATCCTGGGGTGATCCTTACCTTTCGCAAAGCAACGTAAATGCATTTACTAACACAGGAAAATACCCGCTTGCAGTTGGAAACTGCTGCCTGGCGGCTGATTTCGGAACCAACGAATGTATTGGCGAAACCTGGCAGCGCGCTGCCAACAAAGGATCGGTGGCGTATATCGGTTCGTCGCCGAGTTCTTACTGGTTCGAAGATTTTTATTGGTCGGTGGGCGCTTTTCCGATCCAAGGAACCAACAACGGCTATGTTCCAACTTTCCAGGAAACCACCTGGGGCGCTTATGATGGCCCTTTTGTGAGCGATTACGTTTCAACCGGAGGGATTGTGATGGTTGGCAACCTGGCCGTCACAGAGGTTCATATTCAGGGCTATCCCAGTCATTCCAGTCCGTTGTACTATTGGCAGGCATACAATGTGCTTGGCGACCCATCGCTGGTGGTATATCATACAGAAGGCAGCACGAATGTGGTGAGCCATATGGCTATTTTGCCAATCGGTCATGATACATACGAAGTTACTGCTTTACCTGGTTCCTATGTTGCCATTTCAAAAGATGGGGTATTGCATGGCGCTGCATTGGTTGGGCCGTCAGGCGTAGTTCTGGTTCCGATCCAGCCGGTTTTAACGAATGGTACAGTGGATATTGTGGTCACAAAACCCCAATACATTCCATACATGCAGCAGGTTCCTGCCGCAGCGCTTGCCGGTGCTTACATCACGCTTAATTCTTATACCATCAACGATGAAGATGGCAATAACAATGGAATGGCTGATTACAATGAGGAATTCAGTTTGAATGTTACGCTCAAAAATGTTGGGACCGATCCGTCGGAGGAAATTCTGGCAACACTTTCCGGTTCTGATCCTTATGTGACTCTTACCAGTAACGCAACACGCAACTTTGGTGAGATCGCCAGCGGAGCAACCAGCACATTAAATGATGCCTATAGTTTTTCTGTCGCTGATAATGCTCCCGACCAGCACATGGCGGAGTTTGAACTCCAGATGACCGATGGTTCAGAAAACTGGACGGTGATGCTGCAAATCACTGTGAATGCACCGGAATTTACTATTGCAGCAAGCATAACCCTTGATGATGCTGCAGGCAACAACAATGGACAGGCTGATCCGGGTGAAACCCTGAATCTAGTTTTCAATGTGAGTAATTCAGGACATAGTCAGGCGCTGAACCTGTTTGCCTTGCTATCATCCGGAAACCCTTACATCACCTTCAATACAAATTCACTGAATATTGCGGCCCTGGATGCCGGGCAAAGTACTAATGTTGAATTTTCTGTGAGTATTGATCCCAATGCTCCTGCTGCATCACAAGTAGCGCTTAACCTTGATGTCAGTGCCGGTTCTCATAGTGCGAATCGTGATTTTTCACTAGTAGTAGGCTTGATCATTGAAGATTTTGAAAGCGGTGATTTCTCGCAATTTAACTGGTCTTCTGGCGGTAATCAGCCCTGGATAATTACTAATGTGAACCCTTACGAAGGAACGTACTCGGCAAAATCGGGTACTATTTCCGATAACCAGTCCTCTCAACTTATCCTTGAGTATGATGTAGCTGCCAGCGATAATATTTCATTTTATCGCAAAATCTCCTCAGAATCTAACTATGATTTCCTGAAATTCTATATCAACAATATGGTTGTTGGGCAATGGTCGGGAGATGTTGCCTGGAGCGAGGTTTCTTATCCCGTAAATGCCGGCACACAAACTTTTAAATGGGAATACATGAAAGATGGCTCAGTTTCAAGTGGGGAAGACTGTGCCTGGATTGACAATATCAAACTTCCACCCTCTTCGGCGGCCTGCCCCTCCCCTTTCAACTTGCATACTACCTTGATTTCAACCAATTCGGCTATGGCCAACTGGTCTTCCGGTGGTGGTGCCGTATCCTGGGATCTGATCTGGGGAACAACAGGATTTGACCCTGAAACCACAGGAATACTGGTAGAAAACCTTACTGCAACCAATTATCAACTTGCGGATTTAGGCCCATTGTCAAGCTACGACTTCTATGTAAGATCAAATTGCGAAGATGAACTTTCCAGTGCCTGGAGCGGGCCTGTCAGTTTTACCACGCTATGTTCCGCATTCAGCCTTCCGTTTGAAGAAACATTCTCAACCACTACAACCGCTTGCTGGTCCTATCCTGAAGGCCAGGGTAACTGGGGTATTGGAAGTTCCTATCCACCGCCATCATCTCAAAGCGGACCTCCCAATGCATTCTTTGGCTGGTCTCCAACACTGACAGATTACTCACATTCACTTACCAGTCCGCTGATTGATGCTACCGGAATGGCTGAAATTAAGTTGAACTTTTTACTGTTACATGATAATTATGGAAGTTCAACCCTTGAAGGTATGGCAGTGGAGTATAAATCGGTGTGCTCAACTGAGTGGATTTTGCTTGAGGAATTCTTAAATACTGGTCTTGGCAATACAACACAGGAATATTCAAGGCTCAACCAGGCGCTTGAAGGAATGGAAGGTAAACAGTTCCAGGTACGGTTCCGTGCTCACGGAACCAATAGTTTCAATATTGATGGCTGGGGGCTTGATGATATTCTCATCCAGGGATCAACGCCAGTTGTTCCTGGAAACCTGAGCATTGAGAACATTATTATTGGAACCGGGGAGGTAGGTTGTTACAATGCCACACAAACCATCACTGTTAATAGTCTTACGGTTCAAAGCGGTGGAAACATTGAACTGATTGCTGGAACAAATATTTTGCTGAACCCTGGAATTGTAGTGGAGGAAGGCGCTTACTTCCGGGCGCATATTGCCAGTGATTACTGCCTGCAAACATCCAGCTTGCTTATTGCAGATGAGGTCGCCGAAACAAAAGATAAAATTGCTGAGGCAGCTGTTCTGAAGTCATTCTTTACGGCTTATCCAAATCCAACCACCGGCTTTATCACATTACAGATTACTGACGCAGCCTTGCCAAAGGAAATTATAATTGAAGCATACAGTATCATGGGAGAAATGCTATATCGCAAGTCATATCCAGGCACAGTGCAATACGATCTTAATCTTTCAGGTTTACCATCCGGTGTATATACTATTCGTTTGATCCGTGGCAGGGAGACAGGTTTTCAGAAAATAATAAAGCAGTGA